The following proteins are co-located in the Trichoplusia ni isolate ovarian cell line Hi5 unplaced genomic scaffold, tn1 tig00000556, whole genome shotgun sequence genome:
- the LOC113507069 gene encoding uncharacterized protein LOC113507069: MSISPFLRSPFTDVTGGLVSQQMLGRCQKQEGRFMDCLEAYGLDRGKVKCASLFEDFHECQTSTKQFKRFMVRIQSRNLILWSEN; encoded by the coding sequence ATGTCGATCTCCCCGTTCTTGCGGTCCCCATTCACCGATGTCACTGGTGGCTTGGTGTCACAGCAAATGCTGGGGCGGTGCCAGAAGCAAGAAGGCCGCTTTATGGACTGCCTGGAGGCCTACGGCTTAGACCGCGGAAAGGTCAAGTGCGCCTCACTATTTGAAGACTTCCATGAATGTCAAACATCCACGAAACAGTTCAAACGATTCATGGTAAGAATTCAATCTCGGAACTTAATTTTATGGTCTGAAAACTga